A segment of the Streptomyces pactum genome:
TGCCCGCGCTGGCGGCGTCCGTGATCGTCCCCAGCGACATGGGCGAGCCCACCAACGACGTGCTGGAGCAGGTGTCCGACGCGATGATGCGGCTGGACGACCAGTTCCGGCTGCTCGAACCCATCGGCCTCGTCGAGTACCAGCCGGTCGACGAGGACCTGATGACCGACGCGGACGAGGAGCCCGCGGCGCCCGTCGACGAGACCGACGTCGCCCGCTACGGCATGGTGCGGCTCACCCCGCTCGGCCTGTACGGCCTGCGCGCCCGGCTCCTGGAGGCCGGTTTCGACGCCCCCGCCGTCGGCGACCTCTCCGACAAGGGCGCCGACGCGCTGCTCGACGGCACGGCGCCCTTCCCGCCGGCCGCGGCCCACGCGGAGACCGAGCTGTGGCTGGCCGGGCGGAGCCCCCTCACCGCGGCCCGCGAACTGCTGGCGGCGGCACGTGGCTCGGACACCGGCGCGCCCCTGCGCCGGCTGCGCTGCCAGCAGGCGCTGTCCCTGGTCGGCGCCGAGGCGGAGCCCGCGCTGCGGGAGGTCCTCGACGACGCCGAACTGGGCGGGCTGGCCAGGGTCTGGCTGACCGAGCACGGCGCCCGGGACGTTCCCGCCCCGCCGCAGGAGATGGTCTTCTGGCTGACCATCGACACCGTGGCGGCACAGCTCGCCGCCGAGGGGAACTCCGAGGAGCTGCGTGCCCTGGTGGAGGGGCTGGCCCGGCAGCACAGCGGGTTCTTCGACACGGTGTGGCGGGTCGCCCATCCGGCCACGCCGGACGTGCTGGAGGCGATGGGGCGGCTGCATCCCGACAAGAAGGTCGCCAAGGAAGCCCGCAAGGCGGCGTTCAAGGCCCGGTCGCAGCAAGGCGGCTGACGGCGGGCGGCGCCGGGGAAACGGCGCTCCGCCGCCGGACGCGGGCGGTGGCGCGGCCCGGCGCCGGCGGGGTGCCGCCGGGCCCTTCCGTCCGGTTGGGCCCTCCGGTGCAGCGGTCTTCGGTGGCTCGTGTGTGCCGTCGGGGTTGGTGTGCGGCTCGGTGTGGCTGGAGGGGTTGGTGTGCGGCTCGGCGCGGGCGGGGTGGGGTCGGGTCCTTCCGTCCGGTTGGGCCCTCCGGTGCAGCGGTCTTCGGTGGCGCGTGTGTGGGCCGTCGGGGTTGGTGTGCGGCTCGGTGTGGCTGGAGGGGTTGGTGTGCGGCTCGGCGCGGGCGGGGTGGGGTCGGGTCCTTCCGTCCGGCTGGGCCCTCCGGTGCAGCGGTCCTGGGTGGCGCGTGTGTGGGCCCTCGCGGCCGGAAGTTCGGCCAGGCATATCCGGAGCGGCCAGGCATATCCGGAGCGGCCAGGCATGATCGGAGTGGCCCGGCATGACAGGAGCGGCCCGGCGACCGGCGGGCGGACCGGCGTCGCGGTGTGCCGGGTGTGGGAGGTGGCGGCCCGGCGCCGGCGGGGTGCCGCCGCCTCCTTCCGTGCCGCCGCGCCCCCACCCTGGAACGTCCGCGGTTGCGCGGGCTGCCCCGTAGGCGCCGCGCTCAGTTCAACCGGCGTTCAGCCGCGGGCGCAACCGTGGCGCCGGACAGAGGTCCGCCACCCTCCACGGCACGCCCACCGTCACAGGAGACTCCATGTCGCTCACCCGCAGGGACTTCGCCAGCCGATCCGCGCTCACCGGCGCCGGAGTCGTGCTGGCGGGCAGCGTCGGCGCCCTCGCCACCGCCCCGAACGCCCTCGCGTCCACGGACACCGAGAGCGCGGGGGAGGAGCACGACCGGGGCCGCGGACGCGGGCACGACCACGGTGGGGTCGGTTACGGACCACTGGTCCCCGACCCGGACGGCATCCTCGCCCTGCCCGCCGGCTTCCGGTACGAGATCATCACCTACTGCGGCCGGACCAGGCTGGAGTCGGGCGAGTACACCCCCTCCAACCACGACGGCACCGCGGCCTTCGACGGCCCGCGCGGCACCACCCTCCTGGTTAACAACCACGAACTGGGCGGCCACCGCGACGACTGGGCCCACCCCGTCCCGCTCGCCGAGGGCCTCGTCTACGACCCGGCCGCGGCCGGCGGCTGCACGGTCGTCGAGGTCCGCCGCGGCGGCCACGTCGCCGAGTGGGTCGGCATCGCCGGTACCGCCCAGAACTGCGCGGGCGGCAGCACCCCGTGGGGCACCTGGCTGACCTGCGAGGAGACCGAGGACAAGGCCGGCGAGGAGGGGATGACCAAGGACCACGGCTACGTCTTCGAGGTCGACCCCGAGGACCGGCGCGCCAACCGCGACCCCGAGCCGATCAAGGCGCTCGGCCGCTACGCCCACGAGGCCGTCGTCGTCGACCCCAAGCGGGGCCACCTCTACCTCACCGAGGACGCCTCCGGCCCCAACGGCCTCTTCTACCGCTGGGCCCCGCCGGAGGGCTTCCGGCACGGCCGCGGCCGACTGCGCACCCTCGCCGACGACGCCGGGGTCCTCCAGGCCTTCAAGTGCTTCGACTCCGGCGGCAAGTTCGTCGACGACCTCTCCCGCGCGACGAGGACCGGCACGGTCTACGGCGTCGACTGGGTCGACGTCCCCGACCGCGACGCGGAGAACACCTCCGTGCGCAGGCAGTTCACCGACGGACAGGTCACCCGCGCCCGCAAGCTGGAGGGCATGTGGTGGGCCGACGGCGGCGCGTACATCGTCTCCTCCTTCGCCCGTGACGAGAGCCCCGGCCGGCCGCACGACGGCCAGGTCTGGTTCTACGACCCGGGGCGCCGCACCCTCACGCTCAAAGTCCTCCTCGGCGTCAACCCCGACCCGTCGGCGGACGGCGCCTTCGACGGTCCCGACAACATCACCGTCTCGCCGTACGGCGGCCTCGTCATCGCCGAGGACGGCGACGGCGTCCAGCACCTGTTCGGCGCCACGGACAGCGGCCGCACCTACCCCATCGCCCGCAACGACCTGAACGTCGGCAGCGAAGACGATCCCGAGTACAGCGAGTTCGCCGGCGTCACCTTCTCGCCCGACGGGAAGACCCTCTACGCCAATATCCAGGACCCCGGCATCATGGTGGCCATCACCGGGCCCTGGAAGCGGCAGAAGCGCCGGTGATTAATTCGCTCGCCCGAGCGACGGCCGCCCTTTTAGAGTGATGAACGTCCAGGTGCGAAGGCAGGACCTACTTCCACTCATAATGGGGCGGTCACGGGTTCGAGTCCCGTCACCGGCACAACACGCCGGTGTAGCTCAGGGGGCAGAGCACCTTGTCGGTTCCGCCGACCTGAACTCTGGACGCTCAGAACTTCATGCACCTCCCGGTGCGCGGGCCGCGGCTACTTCGTTGTCATCGAATCCGACGCCGCGGCCGTCTTGATCTCGGGAGGCGCGGCAGATGGTGGGTGCCCGGTGCGCAGGCGGCGGATACTTCCTTGACCGGACGTTGCGGGGTTCGAATCCTCGTCACCGACTTCGGGTCGGTGCAGCTCAATGGCAGAGCATCCGGATGTTCCCGTCGCCGATTCGGACCTCGGGCACCCTCCTTCCGCCGTGCCTCCCTCCGAAACGAATTCGGGGGAATTCACCATGGCGCGATTCAACACCAAGGCCGCGAAGGCGCAGCCCACCTCGCGCGTGACGTCGACGGGCCGCGTGCTGCGCACCTACGAG
Coding sequences within it:
- a CDS encoding alkaline phosphatase PhoX, translating into MSLTRRDFASRSALTGAGVVLAGSVGALATAPNALASTDTESAGEEHDRGRGRGHDHGGVGYGPLVPDPDGILALPAGFRYEIITYCGRTRLESGEYTPSNHDGTAAFDGPRGTTLLVNNHELGGHRDDWAHPVPLAEGLVYDPAAAGGCTVVEVRRGGHVAEWVGIAGTAQNCAGGSTPWGTWLTCEETEDKAGEEGMTKDHGYVFEVDPEDRRANRDPEPIKALGRYAHEAVVVDPKRGHLYLTEDASGPNGLFYRWAPPEGFRHGRGRLRTLADDAGVLQAFKCFDSGGKFVDDLSRATRTGTVYGVDWVDVPDRDAENTSVRRQFTDGQVTRARKLEGMWWADGGAYIVSSFARDESPGRPHDGQVWFYDPGRRTLTLKVLLGVNPDPSADGAFDGPDNITVSPYGGLVIAEDGDGVQHLFGATDSGRTYPIARNDLNVGSEDDPEYSEFAGVTFSPDGKTLYANIQDPGIMVAITGPWKRQKRR